A portion of the Streptomyces platensis genome contains these proteins:
- a CDS encoding DUF3618 domain-containing protein, whose amino-acid sequence MAEARTPAQIEADIVRRRQELAVTLDEIGVRLHPKTIMDDAKARASAAVDRTAGRAYVAANRAVTDVRAQLVSEDGAPRLERIIPVAMIGVAVVGLLTLRARRRC is encoded by the coding sequence GTGGCGGAAGCCAGGACCCCGGCGCAGATCGAGGCGGACATCGTCCGCAGGCGGCAGGAGCTCGCCGTCACGCTCGACGAGATCGGTGTGCGGCTGCACCCGAAGACGATCATGGATGATGCGAAGGCCAGGGCGTCGGCCGCCGTGGACCGTACGGCGGGGCGGGCCTATGTGGCCGCCAACCGCGCGGTGACGGATGTGCGGGCGCAGCTGGTGTCGGAGGACGGGGCGCCGCGGCTGGAGCGGATCATTCCGGTGGCGATGATCGGCGTGGCCGTGGTGGGCCTGCTGACGCTGCGCGCCAGGCGGCGCTGCTAG
- the bcp gene encoding thioredoxin-dependent thiol peroxidase has product MSARLQPGDTAPAFTLPDADGKQVSLADHKGRKVIVYFYPAALTPGCTKQACDFTDNLDFLAGHGYDVIGISPDKPEKLAKFREKEELKVTLLGDPDKTVLEAYGAFGEKKLYGKTVTGVIRSTVILDEDGKVERALYNVKATGHVAKIIKDLAL; this is encoded by the coding sequence ATGAGCGCGCGACTTCAGCCCGGCGACACCGCACCGGCCTTCACCCTGCCCGACGCGGACGGCAAGCAGGTCTCGCTCGCCGACCACAAGGGCCGCAAGGTCATCGTCTACTTCTACCCGGCCGCCCTGACCCCCGGCTGCACCAAGCAGGCCTGCGACTTCACCGACAACCTCGACTTCCTCGCCGGCCACGGCTACGACGTCATCGGCATCTCCCCCGACAAGCCGGAGAAGCTCGCCAAGTTCCGCGAGAAGGAAGAGCTCAAGGTCACCCTCCTCGGCGACCCCGACAAGACGGTCCTGGAGGCGTACGGCGCCTTCGGCGAGAAGAAGCTCTACGGCAAGACCGTCACCGGCGTCATCCGCTCCACCGTCATCCTCGACGAGGACGGCAAGGTCGAGCGCGCCCTGTACAACGTCAAGGCCACCGGCCACGTCGCCAAGATCATCAAGGACCTGGCGCTGTAG
- a CDS encoding GroES family chaperonin codes for MLHDRVLVRTDIPEGERRSTGGIVIPATAAVGRRLAWAEVVAVGQNVRTVEVGDRVLYDPEDRAEVEVRGVAYVLMRERDLHAVAAERLEGAEDSTGLYL; via the coding sequence ATGCTGCACGACCGTGTGCTGGTCCGGACGGACATCCCCGAGGGCGAGCGTCGCTCGACCGGGGGCATCGTCATTCCCGCGACCGCGGCGGTCGGCCGCCGCCTGGCCTGGGCCGAGGTGGTCGCGGTCGGGCAGAACGTGCGGACCGTGGAGGTCGGGGACCGGGTGTTGTACGACCCCGAGGACCGGGCCGAGGTCGAGGTGCGCGGGGTGGCCTACGTGCTGATGCGGGAGCGCGATCTGCACGCGGTGGCCGCGGAGCGGCTGGAGGGCGCGGAGGACTCGACCGGGCTGTACCTGTAG
- a CDS encoding DMT family transporter gives MAWILIVVAGLLEVGWSIGMKYTDGFTRLWPSVFTGAGIVASMLLLSYAARTLPIGTAYGVWVGIGAAGAAVVGMMVLGEPATAARIFFICLLLVAVVGLKATSGH, from the coding sequence ATGGCCTGGATTCTGATCGTGGTCGCCGGTCTGCTGGAGGTCGGCTGGTCGATCGGGATGAAGTACACCGACGGCTTCACCCGGCTGTGGCCCAGTGTGTTCACCGGCGCGGGCATCGTCGCCAGCATGCTGCTGCTCTCGTACGCCGCCCGGACCCTGCCGATCGGCACCGCCTACGGCGTGTGGGTCGGCATCGGGGCCGCCGGGGCGGCGGTGGTCGGCATGATGGTGCTCGGCGAGCCGGCCACCGCGGCCCGGATCTTCTTCATCTGTCTGCTGCTGGTCGCGGTGGTCGGGCTCAAGGCGACGTCGGGGCACTGA